Genomic window (Alnus glutinosa chromosome 9, dhAlnGlut1.1, whole genome shotgun sequence):
GTGCATTATTCCGACGACAGCTCTTTTTTGGGTGTCTTCTTGTTCTTGATTACAGATTGTATTTGATAGGTTGCTCTGTGTTAGATTTAGCTTGGTCTTTGCTTTTTAGCACAGATTTGTGACcgactccatagtgcaagtagaggTTCTTATGTCAACGCAGAGGCACATTTCTGTTGACTAGGTTTATTTGTAGCAACTATCGGTATAATCTGATATTTGGGGTAACTGTAATGGGACATTTGTATCGTTATGAGTCCCTTATTGGTCTGAGTTTGTTTCTGTCTGTATCTTTGTTACCCTTTGGGTGtattaatgaaatgattatatttttccttcaaaaaaaattaaaaaaagacaagAGGTCAAATTACGAATTTACCATGATACTTTCCGTTGAAGCAAGACATTGGCATTGGATTCTATTACTGTAGAGTCTATGGCAGACAAAAGgactattttttttctccaattttGGTTGGATTGGTGGGGACTGGGGGTGTTGTGATATTTAAGCCGGTGGAGAATTGCAACCGCTTGCGCCGGTTTTTGGACATCTTTTGCTATGGGCCAAGCCTTGTCAATGTTGTCTCAGGCTGGCCCTTTTTAatgtccctctctctctctctctctctctcaaaactttttttttttttttttttttttgaagtcctCTCTTAAAACTCTTTAAGAGACctaattcaacaattaaaataatatcCATCTAATATATGATATCTTTACGAGGACGTAATCTTACTCTTCGCACTTATTTATCacgtttattttatttcaactcGCCTGATgtatttgaaatgattttttatgtcggtcattaaaaagaaaaaaaaaaaaaaaaaaaaaaaaaacttaaaatatagGGTTAGGGTGCTATTCTATGATCatgagagatatatatatatatatatattttctttttgaaaatacaattttaaccCCCCATGTAGTTGTTAAAATTCTAGAACATTGAATTTTTCTGTAGTTTGTTACACAATTTTTCTGGGATGGTTATATTTAAGTGTCAAAGTCAACTTGTTATGTACTATAAAAtcgaatttttctttcttttatgaaaacataaaactatatatatatatattacgaaTGAGTAAATGATAGAAAGGGTGATATTTTTGaataatcatttattttattgaataaaattcaaTCACCTAGAGCCATAACACTCCTTAAAAATAATACCACAGATATAATTTAGAGTTTCTTCAATCCAAATCCTATTTATGACACACAAAATAGCTTTTTTGGCTATGGTGTGAGCGGCTGTATTCGCATTTTGCTTGACATGGTCAATACTTTAAGATCTCAACTGGCTCAAACCAACTTTAATTCTACCAACGAGATGTCCAAACTTTACTCTAATTGTTGTCTAGTGCTTTAACCGTGTTGACAATCTATAGAGTGTCTTCCTCGAATATAATATCAATAAAGCCCATTTCCTTTCACAAATCCACACCATAAAAAGCTGCCAAAATTTCAGCAACAACATGGTAGACTATAACATTCTTTGTAGTACTGCATGCAGCTAGAACGACACCCTCATGATCATGAACAACAATTCCAATTCCAATTCGCCCATTCTTTTGATCCATAGCTGTATCCcaattaactttatatataccTACGAGAAGGGTCAGccataaaaggaaagaacctGTAGAGATATAATTGATGGCAACGAAATAATTTGCGATCGTCTCCAGAATTCATCAAGAGACAAACTTGCTTCTTGGAATACTTGTTGAGGGTGAATGAACGCTTCTCCATACACCACTTCCTTTCAACGAAACCATATTTTCTAAGACAACCACCCTGAGCTCTATTTTTAGCAAGTCCCAACGTTCCATGAGGTACTTAAAAAGTTGGATAAAGTTGTGCCCCCCTTCCATTGAAGCTTTTTGGGTCCGTATCCCCATATATCTTGAGCCGAAGAGTTCCAAAGAACTGAATAGAATGCtcttcatttcaagtgaaatggagaggaacTGGTCTCTTGTTTTACAAGGGGCAACACAACCCCTTGTAAAATAAGAGACCGGTTCATCTCCACTTCAAATTCCTCTCCATTtaacttgaaatggagaggatccgtttTCCCCAAAAACATGCTGGACAGCTTCATTTCTCTTGTGCAGATTACCTAACCACGATGACTAAAATGTGCTTAATTTCTACTCTTTTTGGTTCCTCCCTAATTTgacctttttttggttttcctttGCCGTACGTGCagcttaattaataaattaaattgtaatcATTTATAGTGACCGTTACCAGCCCCAACGTGGTGACACAcgattaaatgattttttttttcttttttcgtcaAAATTCATTtagatgaagaaaaaagaagaagaagggagtgGGGTGGGAAGGGGGAAATTACATTTTATCGTCTCCAATTACCATCGATTTTGTAATAACTTCATTTTCAAATTAGAAAACAAATATGATCtgctctcttctcttctctttttctacTTCCCGCTCTAATCACCACCCTCTCATTctgctattttcttttcttttttgttgttttttttcttttgtttgtaagtGTTCTACGACCAGATCACCAATTTTAGCATTTATGTTATACATCCGTCTATCTACTTTCGTGTTGTGCTGTTCATTTCCTCCCTGGCCACTGCtgctgtttgctggttgtgtttttactttgaataagagttttcttctatttaaaTCTTTCCTCATGGCCGATCTATGAGATGAAGATTAGTCAGATGTGAGGGGTTATTTCTCACGGTCTGGATAGTTCGATGTGAGAGGTTATCTTCACgactgatttaaataaatttttaagatatttggctaccattgtCTTAAATCTAggctgctctttaactatttttgtatatggGTTAGCGGAAAATGCAAGttatagataacactttattgtaagaattttatttgtatttatgacTATATAACATCATAGCATGTGATAATGATTTTGCAAAactttatgctcgtgatctttaatcaatgaaatacaaaataatattcactgcagctttctctttttttgggttaattttctaactaaaaatacaatataATATTCATTATCGATCTCTCTCTACACCCCCGATCTCAACCAATTATTGATGTATCACAATCTAAGACTAGTTAATGACAAAACTAAGTGATAAGGTTTGGAAATCCAAGATGCCACAAGAAGGGTTGAGAAAGAAAGCAACactaatttttgtttgtttttgtcaaACCAATCCAGCTTATTAATTCCTACAATGGTTGGTGAACTTCCACCTGTacgtgaagaaattcaagttgaAATATCATGAGCTTAGTATATTAGAAAGGACAAGAGGCTGCAAGAAGATTTGAAATAGCTGCTGCTTACGATCAATTTTGGTGGCCAATTGCAGCGGTCAGAGTCACGGCTAGTAatatttttatctatttattttctatttcttcaaTTCGAATAGTTAGCGGGAATGATCGACATTTCTATTAATTTGGATACCTTATTTATTATGTCTTTTAATTCTGTCTTTACTTTTTGTTAAggctttagttttgtaattccGATTTCAagtgtctaaaaaaaaaatttaaaaaaaaataatgataaaaaaaaactttggtgGCCAATTAGATAAATCTTGAAGAAATGGTATTTTGATAGGTAAAGGAGCACAGTTGACAAGATTGATTAGCGGACTACCCTTTCCTTCATTGCCTAATTGCTTTCAAAGTAATAAAGCACACACAATTTCACATTAAACGGCAGGCTTTAAGGTTTTACCTTTAGCCTTGCTCCCAAAAATTAGGCAAGTTCCCAATATATGGATTCGGATCTCCAATAATTTTATGTTGAGATCTCCAAAAATTAGGCAATTTCaaccatttcaaaaaaaaattaccaatttTCTGATAGGATTGCAAGCAAATTTAGGTAAAATATATGAGAAAGAAAGTTCTTATGAGATTCATCTTAGGGTGTACATACATATGGATATTAACCGTTCGCATCCGCTATATATTATCCGTACATACGGATGCGGATAGCGGTTTTAGTAGATGCACTTAATAATAGCATCCGTATgcccttcatatatatatgtatatttcaccaaaatgatgtctttttggattaaatatatattatgtttatattaGTTTGGTTAGATGTGTTTTTTTCTCGTGTAACACTTGGacaaaaaggtaaaagtaatatgaaattaatatatttttaaaaaattaggacttaaaagaaaattaaaacaagtccaaaaacttaaaaattggattaaattatttctaaaattGTTTAAATAGGCCTTAATAAATACCCTAAAAAAGCCTAAAAGACTAAATAGACTTATTATCCAATATGTGGATAATGGATAATAATTATACTTATACGAATAGTAAAAATAGGATACCGAAACGGATACGAATATGGATATGTAAAAGTAATATTCATATTTTGTAATTACGGATATTACAAATAATACTATTCACATATGTATCTTCATGTAAACCTTTATATCAATGCTTTAAAAATTCTCTCACGTTTAAAGCTGGGATCGCATTCAATATTTAATAGCAAAGTCATTATCCAccctaaagaaacaaataaagaagagaagttTTGAAAGCTAGGGTCTTAGGGTAGTTATAGTGGCCCTAGCAACACTCATAGTGGGGGCCCTGACTTCAAAGATCTAGGCCGTGATGTACAATCTGGAATCCCGAATACCATCAATTGACCATAATGCTCATAATAAATCATTGAAAACTTAAGCTCTAAAATCAAAATAGTCAAAACATGAACAACAGTAATGGTACTGAACCCAACATGATCATATTGCATGTCTTTAGTAGAGATTTTGTGCCAGAAGTATTAATCTTTTATCACAAAATGTGTACTAAAATGATGTGAAGTTTATTTATTGGTACCCATAACATCTTTGATGAATAAGCTTCAAATCATCTTGACACTcgtaaaaaattgagaaaaaattttgtattgtagtgaattattttatttaaataataataaaaattattgatgtgatataaaaaaataaaaaaaagttttattttcttgaagttaattgattttagaaaaagtaaaaataaatgaagataATGGTATTTATGTTACCAAACACCCCACATTTTCGATCACTCTTACCCCCATAAATGCCATAAAAGACAAGACTGTCCATAAAACTGTTCCGCTCATGATGTTGCCTACTGCAATTATAGTTGTCTCACCACCTGATGGTTAGTTATGAGTGCTTTCAGGTCCATAAAACTGcaaatttttgaagcaatgagTTTGTTCCACTTTTATTATCCACACTatgatcttcttctttttttaagtatCTACACTATAATGTTAGTTAGTGTATATTCAGATTTTTGGCAGGCATGCCTACTAATTAAATGATTCCAAAATAAACTTTATTTACATgcattttaaagtttgaatggTCATATACACCTTTATATGTAGGGATATACATGCAAATGCAAATGTACAGTTAGATTTAGGGCAATATCCGCATTCTCATAATACGATTATCACTTTTAGGTGGTATCTGCATCATGTGAGTATTAACTACTATCCGTGTGATTATTgaatgcggttattaaccgttATCTGCATATTAGGTAATAGACATTTGAgcttattttagtattttgaacATTCTTTGGGCTTCTATTAGAacctattttaaacgattttaaaaatagtttaggcttgtttttttcttttctttttttttaagccttggTGTTTTAGACGAAATTCATATTGTCACGAGATGAAGACGACAATGGCTCAATGAGAGTGTGGCATCATGGCGTGAGTGTGAGTAAGTGAGAactgagattaaaaaaaaaaaaactagacaTAACCCtatatcaaattcaaaacaaaatctttgaatttgtggttttttttaatcgggtttGCATCTGCATATATGGATATCGGTTAGTTGCGATTAATGCCCGCAAGCATGTACTGCCCAATACACAAACTTTAAATACTCACGATGAAATGAATACtatctatttaatttaaaatcgagagaaaaagaaatgtagCGGATCATTATTGGTCTATGAGGGACTAGGACATTAATCTCACTTTTTTCAGCAACATCCATATGTATCCGACCATTAGTCCCACCATATCACTTTTTTCAGCAACAATGTTGAAATATTTCGGACTTATTAGCCATGATCTTCTAGACCTTTTTGAGTTATTATCATAGCATGAAGACAAAATCTAAAGGAGCAAGAGTATTTGGGTGGAGTGGAGGTCACCATCCATGGCAAGGTGTGTTGGGGCGATTACAAGCACACTCATTGCATTTTGCTTGCAGGTTGGTCCTGGTTTTAAGACAAAGGGGACCATGGACGTGGAGGGAGCGAGGTCTATGTGTATTCAAGTGTCGAAGCATCTTTAGATGAACTATAACTGAGAATTTGAGAGGAGCTAGCCCTCACACCAACTTTTTATCCGCTTCGGAAGTGTTGCATTACCTTCCCCATGGACAAAGATTCAGTCCAACATGTGAGAGAGAGTATGGGCGGGTCTCGCTTGCTCCGTGCTAAGAGACACGTGGTTATTAGGTCACATCATGtctaataaaaagaagataataCTATTTAGACCATCTTGCAAGTCAAGTTACATTACATGCATTGTAATTACATCCCGGTCCCATATCGAGAAGAGAtcagtagcccacatagagtatAACGACTCAGGAAAAAGTAGTAGTCAAATTTGCgttatcaccccaaaaagactagttaatttgaagctttccctataatcacttataaagtccaATTTTACCTTGTAACTAGGTACTACAGGACTTAACACtcatctatctcttataaatcacCCATTCTATGTAAGTTATTTATCtattcccaatatgggactggggtATTACATAGAGTGTGtggatggtttataaagatagttatgaatgctaagtcccacattgcctagttactaagtgaaacCGGACTTTATAAGAGATTTTATGAAATTTCCAAATTAACTAATCCCTTTGAGTTGATAAAGCAAATATGGCTAGCATTTTTCTCTGAGTTGTTACAAATTATATTAAAGCCACCTAGTAGCGTTAAGctatttggtattagagcactGCAACGAGGACATCAAGGATTTAAGGAAGGAAGTTTGTAACACTAAtgtcccacattgggaagataaTCGAGAAGTAGCACACATAAAgtatgtgatttataaagatagtcatgagtgttaagtctcacattgacATTATTGACATGGTAGAACTAGGATTTTAATGTGGAGGGACGAATGggagtaaaaaatttatattaaaataattatatggGTAAGAAACCCCTATTCAattaggagagagagagagagagagagagagagagagagagagagagagagaattataggggtatatatatttttttaataaaaaaatctggggAACATTTTAATTAAGGCTTGAGGGGAATGAAACCCCCTAAGCCTCTTAGTAGTAGTTCTACCCCTGAACCcggattttaaaaattgttaaagttagcaagagcaaaaaaataaaataaaataaaaagaagaaaagaaagcgaAAGAAGTAAAGAACTCTTATGTGAAAGGGCCGTTTGCACGACCACTCTTTTGTTGTAGGAGAAGGTCTAGaaatttgtcttcttcttcttctttttttattgaacaTGACTTGACCTGATGGCCACGTGTCACTCAATGCTGTTTAAATTCAACtgaggagaagaaaatgagtaaTTTGATAACGGTGTGAACCTTAAAGAGCAATTTGATAACTTTGAAACCTTAGCaagcaatttgataaaaagtaaacCGGACCTCTAGAAcattttttcccaaatatataGAGACCTTACTTTTTCTTCGTATGCTTTCAAATGAGATATAATGACTTTGAAGTATTGCTCCCgtaaaagtatatatttttgtgTTGTGTGCTTGTTACATTAACCTCTAtccgtttatttatttattttgttgctGGGTTGGCTAAGATTAATCTAGCACACTACTTATAATACTTTATTATTACAAGACagaaagtgggaaaaaaaaatgtcatgtaaCGTATAGTATGACTAAAGTACTGCCCTTGAATGTTGataaacatatatttaattAGGTGAAATACAAGTATTTGTTTTCCTTGAAATTAACTCAATTTAGTTACTAAACAAGTATATTTAAGTGCCATATTAGCAAGTGTCAATAATATAGACAAGATATGTGAGAAGTGATCTTTTATAATTGACATTTGAAAGTCAAAATTTTCACGTTTAATAGGGATTGAGATGTTCAAAGATCAAAGCCTAATGCAACTCAAGCTCGGCTTCCCTAGCAAAACTGCATAAGTATGAAACTTAAGGTTGAGTGGCTAAAGAAAATAAGTGCAAAAATTTTACATCTCAAataaattactaattattttaaaagtttaagcagaAATTGAcgagtgaatttaatcattgagtaatgctatatactacacCCATATCCCACCacggtgatttttttttttttaaaataaaaataaagaactgGTGGACACTACCACATCAACTAGTAGAATGAGAGTGTAGTATGTATCTCTACCACTTTATTTTACGTGTGAAACAAGCTTTCTCTTAGTAAAtgataaatgataaaaaaaaaaaaataataaaaaaataaaataaaaaagaggatAATTTCACGTAAGAGCATCGAAGTATTGACTGTTTTGattaagggtactgaacttgCAAACATCTCAAACTAAGGTATCCAATTTTTCAAATATCTCAATTATAGGTATTTCgttaggatttgttgttaaatcctgccaaaattttcaaaatacccatcttttttgttttaggagaaaaaaaaaaaattgctttattTTAAGTGTGGAACAAGCTTTCCCTTAATAAATGAGTCGATTTGAAAAATATGCAACTGAAATGAGATAAATTGCATAAACATATTGCTTTAATACATATTAAAtcacccattaaaaaaaaataaaataaaaaaaattgataaggaGGTGAAATCAATCATATGTCGAATATTTTTGAAGCCAAAAAAATTGGGTAACCTTACCAGACACGACACTCTTCAGGGCAGGCTAAAAGCAGCAACAATGAAATCCTATATAAATTGTCTTGTCTTGAGTCAAAAATGTACCGATCATTGTCAAACACTCGAGagattctcaattttatttttcctcttaaGGCTAAAAGCAACCTTCTCCCATAGCTACACATCTTTGAAAATCACTATTTGGCCTTTCACCAAATCTCCTTTGATATCTTTCAGAATCCCAAAAGTTCGTTTACCCATCTTCTTTTTACCTTTTTCATTATTTGAACAACAtagataattaataattaataaataaataataaatataatcacCCCAATAAACATAGAAGCTTTTCTTACGGCCCAAGGTCCAAgcagagagaaacagagagagagagagagagagagatcaaaacAAGTCGCTCTATCTAAAATTCAAGAACTCCCAagttaattttttcttgtttgatataaaagaaaaagagtgagtGTCTATTAATTCCTTTcaagcagaaaagaaaaagaatattgaaACGTAAAAATGGAAGAACAcgaatgaagaagaaggaagaaacaagaacaagaacaaaagaacTATTGGTTCTTACAGGCGTAGATCAACAAAGAGAATTCGACTCTCTCTTGGTCTTTTTGCACCAACTTCTCCTCCAACCAAAGCCTGCTATCCAACCCACTTCTAGTCCGGAACATGAACACCGCATATCCAGATGCAGGATTGAAGAACCAATCATGAACGTCCCACATCAGATCAACCAACAAATTGTCAACGAAAATCGTCTGGTTCCCTCTGAAGTTCCACTGCAGCCTCTTCACGCGAATCACCGTCTTCTTGTCGATGCACACCGATAAAACCGGCGATCTCAACCCTTCGGCTTCTCCTGTACACCTGATCAAAATGTCGTGCGCAATGCCGGCGTCGCAGAACTGAGCCTTGGTTGAATAAAGGGTGTTGCCTGAACAATGCTCCCGCCGCGAAATCAGAGAGACGGTTGCGGCAGAAGTCGTAGTTTTGAATTTCTTGGCGACAGTTTCTTCAGCCATGTCGCCTAAAATTAGGCCTATTTCTGAATCAACCATGACAAGCAGATGGAATCCCTCGACAGGTTCAGGTCCCGCGTCGTACTTGGCATTGGAGAGATCCCAGAAAACTTCGATGCTTGAACTGCCGGATTCCATCAACTTGCTTC
Coding sequences:
- the LOC133877912 gene encoding uncharacterized protein LOC133877912 produces the protein MRDRMVSCFSESAVSVSNPSCSSYANTACVNPSLAPSVRNSVACVYRVTLSTQKKILITVTWCKNHSAQGLSINFGDDPSTAAFRLNTNSRLFRKKKGSKLMESGSSSIEVFWDLSNAKYDAGPEPVEGFHLLVMVDSEIGLILGDMAEETVAKKFKTTTSAATVSLISRREHCSGNTLYSTKAQFCDAGIAHDILIRCTGEAEGLRSPVLSVCIDKKTVIRVKRLQWNFRGNQTIFVDNLLVDLMWDVHDWFFNPASGYAVFMFRTRSGLDSRLWLEEKLVQKDQERVEFSLLIYACKNQ